The DNA region TCCGATATTGCCAGGTTTTTCCTTTTCCAGCTGCTCTTCCTTGCAGAAGGAGATGATCTTTTCCATCTGGGGATTACTGCCGGAAAGGGCCTGTTCCATAACCCATTTTCTGGCAACGTTTTCTATCTGTCCACCTGAAAATTCAAAAAGGTCCGCAAGGATCTCCATATCCGGCTCTGAAAGTTCGGGGATCATGGAATGCCAGATAGAAAGGCGGTTTGGGCGATCCGGTTTGTGGAATTCAATCTTAAAGAGGAAGCGCCGTTCAAAGGCCTTGTCCAGATTGATGGTCATGTTGGTGGTGGCGATCAGGATGCCCTTCAGATCCTCCATTTCCTCAAGGATGATATTCTGCATAGAATTCCACATCCGCTCCACCGAGGGGTTATGGGGGGTAAGCTCCATACGTTTTGAGATAAGGCCGTCGGCTTCATTAAAGAGCAATATGGGCGCAGTTTTAGTATTTTTTACTACTGAGCGGTAGTGATCAAACTGATCCTTGATGTTTTTTTCGCTCTCCCCCACATAGGCGCCTATAATATGGGGAATATCGACCTTCATGATGTCCCGTTTTGTTTCCCGGGCAATCTGAAAAGCCGTTTCGGTCTTGCCGGTTCCGGGCCCGCCGGAAAAAAGGCAGACAAAGCCCGTCCGCATCTTCTTGTCGGCCAGCCGCTTGCAGACCGCCCGGTAGCTGTCTCCCTGGAGTATGGAACTGAGTTTGTTCACCTGCTCCGTCTCAGGGCCGTTATAGAACATTTTCCGGGACTGTATGGTCTTGTATCTGATGAGATCGTTTTCTTTCCGCCCGTCTCTCCGGTCCCGTTTTTGTTTAAGCTTCAGTTCGCCCAGGAGTTCCCGTTTAGCCTTGTCGGTAAGGCAGAAGGTGGCGCTGTCCGGAGAAGCGGGGGACGCATCTTCATCGGTGGTTTCCTTCCCGATCAACCGCTTTTTTATCAGCTTATGAGAACCATCCAAAAGGGACCGCAGCATTTTTTTGGAGGAGGCCTTTTCGTCATAGAGTTCCATAACCGGCTCTAGCCAGATGTTATCGTTGTTGTAATAGGCAAAGTTGTAACAAAAATATATGAGCAATGTCAGGTTTTCATCCGACAGGGCGTATTCTTTTATTTTTTGGGAAAAACGCAGATGTGGATTCTGATCAATCAGGGACTTTAATTCCACCGCAAGAAAGTTAAAGGTAAATTCTTCATTACTACGCTGATCAAAGAGGGTCTCCGCTATTACCAGCAATTCCGTCAGGGGAATATCCCGGTGTTCGGCGGGTTTAAAAGGTTCGCCCCGTATCAAAGCTTCCATGAGATCCTTCGGAACACTGATATAGGGCGACCCTTCGGTTCTGTGATAACGGATGAGTTTTTTACTTTCCAGCGCTTTAAGGTCATCCTGGTATTGGAAAAACTCCAATTTACCGCAGTTGATACCCGTGGCTAAATCGCTCATGGTGATACTGTGGTCATCATAGCGGACCAGGCACAGAGAGAACAGGGCTGCCTGAATCGGAGTGACGGCGAATTCCTGGATTACCGGTTCCAGATGGTCCTTGAGGGTCTCTAAACTATGCTCGTTCAAGCCTTCTTCAGCGATGTGTTCCGCCAGCTTAGTGATGTGTTTCAGTAAATGAATATTTCCTTTATCGCCGGGGTTATTTTTTTCCCTGGCTGACCGCGTTTTGCCGGAACCGGATGTCTTGGCGGAAGATGACGGAGGGCCGCCTGCAGCAAGTTCCGGCTCTGCTTTCTGGAGATTGTTTAAGTCCTGGGTCAATTCGGCCATTTTCTTTCCTTATATAATATAAACTAAGCGGAAATGGGGATAAAATCAACCCAAGAATACATTGTATGGGGCTTTCTAAGAGTGCAAGAAATACTCCCGGTGTAGGCATAGTTTCTGAGAAAAATGTAAAAGCGATGCTTGACAAAATCATATACTTTTGTTAAAATTGACAAAATTCGTCGTGGGACGTTAAACCTATTAAGGAGGTTTCTTTATGAAGAAACTTATCGCAGTGATGGCTCTTGTGGCTGTTTGTTTTTTTGCCGTTGGTTGTGCTTCAATAACCAGCCCTGTGGGTGCTACTACTAACCCGGTTGGTAGTAAAGTAGGACAAGCTTCCGGAAAAGTCTGGTTTGGTGCATTTGGACGTGCTGATGCCGGGATACAGGCAGCGGCAAGCAATGGTGGGATCAAAAACATTTCAACCATTGACTATACCACGAAGCTTGGTCTTCTTGGTCTCTGGGTTGAGTATGAGGCAACTGTAACAGGCGAATAAGCCCTTAGGCGCTGGGTGTTAGAATGTAATCATTGTAACACTCGGCCTTAAGAAGCCTAATATATGAAGAGACTCCTGCTCTTTTTAATCCCATTTTTTATTATGTCTTGTGTTTCGCGGCCTCAAATAAAACTATATAATTTAAATAGTGGTGTAAATATGTATTTTTTCCCTGCATCAACATGGGTTGGAAAAAATATAAAAATGGATATTGATTTTAATTTTAAAAATGATGCCAATATTGAAACTATTTGTAATATTAATATAAGCCAAAAGAGGAAATTACCCAGCGGGCTGTCTTCCATATCGTTAAATGCTGATTCTATTGACTATCCCTTGTATAATATAAAAATACTAACGGTTGATAGTAGATCGAATACAGTGAGAATAACATCTGCTTTGAACTATGATGATTTTCTAAAGATAATGAAATCAAAAAATATTTTTCTGCAAATAATTATTGACGATGTAAAATATGAATGTATTCCATCCGGCTCTTTTTTCATGCTACAGAGTGAATTTCAAAATAATTATTTTACGATTGAGACTATATTAAAATAACAAGAAGTTGTACTGCGAATAACCAACCACAAATACTAGTTCTGTTATGGACATCATGTAGTCAATAATGCGGCGGCCTCTGATTGGGGATTTCTTCAATATGCCGGGAAATAAACCGGATCCTCTCCTTTATGGCCGAGTTTTCTGTAATAAGCTTGTCCATGTCTGCGTTCCGACCCACAAGTTCTTCCTGGAGGCGGTTCAGAAAATCTTCCAGGTAGGCGAGTTTTGTTTCGATTTTATCAAGCCGGTCGCTAAGGTCCTCTGGCATAATGGCTTCCTTTTTATAATAACAGCTTATACCAAAAACGCCGTTCCCTGTTGGGTCCCTGCGGCTAGGGCTTCCAGCACTCGACACCCGCCCCCGTGGGCGAGAACGGTGGGGATACCGTAGGACGCTGCACGCTTGGCCGCTTCCAGCTTGGTGGCTATGCCCCCGGTGCCGAAGCTGTTGGCGCTGCCAATGGTGATGCTTTGCTTCACCGCCTCAATGTCCCGGACTTCGCCGATTAATTCCGCATCCGGGTGTTCCTTGGGATTCTTGTTGTAGAGCCCGTCGATGTCGCTGAAAAGCACCAGGAGGTCCGCGCTCCAGAGCACCGCAGACTGGGCCGCCAGGGTATCGTTGTCGCCGATTTTGATTTCTTCCACAGAAACGGTGTCATTTTCATTGATGATGGGGATTATCCCCTCATCCACCAGGGTAAAGAGGGTGTTCCGCATGTTGAGGGTCCGTATGGGGTCGTTGAAATCGTCCTGGGTCAGGAGTATCTGGGCAATGTGGATGTTGTATTTTTCAAAGGCCCGCTTCCAGGCGCCCATGAGTTCCACCTGGCCCACCGCGCAGAGGGCCTGCCGGTAATGGATGTCCCGTTTGCGGGCCCATTTGTCCATGGTGGAAAGCCCCGCCACCTGGGCGCCCGAGGAAACGATGGCGATCTGCTTGCCCTTTTTGATAAGATCCGCAGCCTGCCCGGCGAATTCATCCAGGAACACCGGATTGATCCGTCCTTCCTTGTCCGCCAGGGTGTTGGAGCCTAATTTGAAAACTACTTTCCGCGCATCGGCGATTAACTGGGGTATGCTCATATCTGTCCTTGTGTAATTTATGGCCGTATCTGACCGGAACCGTGTATACGATACTTTATCGTGGTCAGGGCTTCAAGTCCCATGGGTCCCCGGGCGTGGAACTTCTGGGTGCTGATCCCCAGTTCTGCGCCGAACCCGAACTGCCCCCCATCGGTAAACCGGGTCGATGCGTTGACGTACACGCAGGCGGCATCAACCTGCCGCTCAAATTCCTCTGCGGCCTTAAGGTCCTTGGTGAGGATGGCCTCGGAGTGTTTTGTCCCGTACCTATTGATATGGGCGATGGCCTCCTCTAGGGTATCCACAGTTTTGACCGCCAGGATATAGTCCAGAAACTCGGTTTCCCAGTCCCCGTCAACAGCATCCCTGAGGGCCAGCCCCTGGGGCGGGGCGCCAATGGCAGCCTTGGACCGGGAATCGCAGCGGAGTTCTGCCTTGCCCGCGAGTCGGGCGGACACCAGAGGCATGAGGGCGGCTAGGGCTTTCGGATGGATGAGAAGGGTTTCTACCGCATTGCAGGCCCCGGGTCTCTGGAGCTTGGCGTTTTCGATGATGTCCACTGCATTGGGGATATCCGCGCTGCCATCCACGTAGATATGGCAGTTTCCCTGCCCGGTCTCGATCACGGGAATACGGGCGTTGTCCACTACCCGGCGTATCAGGTCTTTTCCGCCCCGGGGCAGGACCACGTCGATTTTTCCCCGGGCCTGGAGTATCTCGTCCACCTCATCCCGGCTGCCGGATTCTGCCAGGGCCACCGCGTCCGGGATGCCCCCACCGGCTGAGAGCCCATCCCGGATAGCCTTCACCAGGGCTCGGTTCGATTCCAGGGCCGCCGAGGACCCCCGGAGCAGGATAGCGCATCCCGCCTTGTAGGCCAGGCTGAAGGCATCGGCGGTAACATTGGGCCGGGACTCGTAGATGATCGCCGCCACCCCCAGGGGGACCGTGGTCTGTTCTACCTGAATGCCGTTGGGCAGGACCCACCCCGCCCGGATCTTGCCGATGGGATCATCCTGGCGGATCACCGTATCAATGCCTTCGATAATATCATTGACCCGCTCGTCGTTGAGGAGGAGCCGATCTATCAGGGCTTCCTTCATGCCCCCGGCACGGGCTTTCTCCACATCCGCAGTGTTGGCCTTGAGAATAGTCCCCCGGCCGGTTTCAATTGCCTTGATAACCGACCTGAGGGCGGCGTCCTTTTCCTGCCTGTTTTGCAGGGCTAATCGGGCTTGGGCTTTTTTCAGGGAATCAAAAATGGTTTCCAGTGCCATGGCATATCTCCTTATTTATCCATTTGATTAAATGTAATATGTTTTTCCTTCATAGATATTTTGCCGACCTGATACCCAAATTGACCGGCTTCTTTTTTATAAGTTAAAAACGAATGGTCTATATCAAATCCAATAATAGTTTTGATTTTGTCAAAAGAGAGCTTTAGTGTAAGGCTTCCATCAGCTTGAAGATATTTCCATAAATGTTCATATTTACTCATAACTATTCTTCTCTTATTTTTATAAGTATTTACTTGCTATTTCCATAAATTTTTCTTGGGATTTTTTGACTTCTTTTGGTTTTTTATAAAACCCCATTTCAAATTTTTCTAATTCCGTTTCATCTATTTCATAAATACTCCCCTCGTCAAATACTCCGTTTATTCCATTTAAGGCATTAGAATACAATTCCAAAACCAATAATGCTGCTGGATATTTTTTATCCTTGTTTGTTATGCTATATTTTTTTGATTCTTTAAATTCAAATCTTTTATAATATTCAGGGTCACCATATATTATTATAGCCTTATACCCCATTTCCTTTGATAATTTTATAGTGTGATTTATTAATTTTCCGCCAATTCCTTTATTCTCATATTCAGGCAATACGCTTATTGGTCCAAATGTTAATACGCTATGTTCTTTATCATTATCCTTAATTTTTGCTTCAACATACACAATATTTCCAACAATTTCATTATTATGAATTGCCACAAAATCCAATTGCTTAATAAATTCACTGGTTTTTCTTAAATTATGAACAAGTAAATGTTCGTTACACCCGGGAAAATATACGTTCCAAAATGCTTCTCTGGTTAATTCTTCAACGAGTCTATGGTCTTTTTCTTCTTCCAGCCTTAATGTTATTTCCATAAACCAACCATAAATTATTTCAAAAATATTGTCAATGTGCCCCACCTTATAGAATCTTTTTACGTTAATAAGCCCTTTAATCTCTCAATAATTTCATTTTTTGTTTTTTCAGTTATTTTTTTATCCAGCCGCACTTTTCCCGGGGACTCCATTCCGTTTACTAAATTAAATATTGCTTCGTTACTTAATAGATTGTTTGGGGGCAAATTATATTCCCTCGCAATTTCATCGCGCAAAGCATGAATTTTAGTAAATGTATCTTTCTTCCCTTTGGCCAAATTTTTGAATTCAATTTTTCTGAATACTCCGGGAACCCTTTCTTTTTCAACTTCAAAATCCCTTTTGATTATTGACAGCAATAGATCGTTATACTTGTTTTCCTTTATTATTCTATCCATCAAAATAGCATTTATCTGAAACAGATAGGCGACATCATTTAAGGCATATTGCAGGGCTTCCTTGTCAATCGGGCGTCTTAACCAATTGAGCATCTGGAATTTCTTTTTATTCTTTGTCTCTATATTTAAAATATTTTTTAGAATTGCATCCAGGCCTCTTGGCTCTATTTCCAGCAGGTCTACTAATATCTTCTGATCAAACACGCTGGCCAGTTTTACGCCGTATTGTTTATAGATAAGGCTGATGTCTGATTCAGTCCCGTACATATATTTCACTATTTTTTTGTTTTCAAAAAATAGTATTAGTTCTTCGTTCCGTATCTTTAAGGGATCTATTATAAAATATCTTTTCCCGTCAAATATTTGTATTAAGCATAATTTCTCACCATAGGCATGAAGATTATAATCCCCTTCAAAATCCATGGATATTTTATCAATATTTTCCCGATGTAAATAGTTTCTAAAGGCGATAAGGCCGGACTCATTCTCTATGAGTGTAAAATTATCCATGTTTATTTTTACCTTTTATATCTGTTTCTGCGATATAGCCCCCGAAAGACCGGGCGTTTCTTATTGCGTCTAGTATGGCTGCCTCTACTGCGGCAGCGCACAGTATCCCTGCGGAATCCGCCGTTGCGGCGACTTTGCCGGTACACAGGGCAAAGACAGTGTCCCCGTCGTAAATTGAGTGGGCTGGATGGATACGGCGTGCTATGCCGTTCTGCCCTTGGGCGGCGAGCCGGGTGGCGCCGGCTTTGTCAAAATTGGCGTTGGTGATAATACAGCCCAGGACGGTATTGCCGTCGTTTTTTCCCGCAGCGTTACTGTTGGTGATGCCGCTGAAAAAGTCTTTGTTTTCCTGGTACTCCGCCAGGATAACCGCCTCGCTATCCGCGAAACTCAGGCGGTCATCAGCCAGGGCCCCGGCGATGATGGTCCCGCCGTCGAGCACATCCCCAACGCAGTTTACCGCCACGATAGCCCCGGCTTCCAGGTCCCCGCAGCGGAAGGCCGCAGCGCCGATGCCGCCTTTCATGGCGAATTGTGTCCCCCGGGACTTGCCTACGGTAGCGCCGGTTCCTGCGCCGAAGTTTCCGCTTTGGAAGGGCGTGTCCCGGAAGGCGTTTTCACAGGCAGCGTAGCCCATGGCGGCGTCCGGCCGGATGCGGTAATCTCCGCACTTCAGGTCAAAGAGTATGGCGGCGCATACGTTGGGCACCCTGGTCAGTTCCACGTCCCGGCCTATGCCCCGTTCTTCCAGGAAGCGCATCACCCCGCCTGCGGCATCCAGGCCGAAGGAACTGCCCCCAGCCAGAAGTACTGCGTGAACAGTTTTTCTGTTATTAACGGGGTTGAGGGCATCGGTGTCCCGGGTTCCCGGAGATCCGCCGCGGACATCCACGCCGCAGGCTGCCCCGGTTTCAGAAATAATAACGGTGCAGCCCGTGGCAGCGTCCCTGTCCTGCTCTTGGCCTATGCGGAAACCCGCTATGTCACGGATATCAATCTGCTCTATCCCTTTCGTCAAACTATTGCCCCCTGTTCAAGAAGCCGGTGCACTGCAGCAATAATGGCGTCCAGATTCGCCAGAGCGCCTTTGCCCAGATCGCCGCAGGCAAGCCGGGCTTCCCGGGGCTCCACGAATTGATAACCGTACCCGGAGAGCTTCTTAATGTTGTCCTGGGTTACGGGGTTTTCGTACATGGCGGTGTTCATGGCGGGGCATATCACTATGGGCTTTTTCTGTATTGCCATGATCACTGTGGTGAGCATATCGTCGGCGATACCTGCAGCGAGTTTCCCGATGATGTTGGCAGTAGCCGGAGCGATCAGGGCGATATCCACCTTTTGTGCCAATGATATGTGGCGCACATCTTCATAGATGATCTCGTCGAACATTTCGGTGTATACCTTATTTTTAGTAAGGGTCTGAAAGGTAATGGGGGTGATGAACTGCTGCGCAGAGGCGGTCATGATCACATGGACTGCGTGGCCTTCCTTGGTGAAGGTATTGGCAAGGTCCGCAGCTTTATAGGCGGCTATGCTGCCGCTTACCCCTAAGATAATATTTTTCATGGGTCCCTCCGGGGCATTTGATTTTTTTCATTGAATTTTTTAATTACATTTTCTGTGATACCCCGGGCAATTCCGCTTTTGTCCTCAAAACGCTGAACCCGGCGTTCTGCATCCACAAGGTAGCCGATATGGGCATCCCCGTGAATATCAGCGGCATCGTTGGCAAGCACATAGGCGCAGTGATTCTTTTCCAGGAGCCGGTATGCGGTGTCGATCAGGGTTTCATGGGGCACGCTGTCCAGGAGCTTAAACCCCACAATTAGAGAATGGGGGGCCAATTCCTGAAACAGGGATATAATTTTCACTGTGGGTTCCAGAATAATGACCAGCCGCTTTTCATCGGAGCTGATTTTGGCGCCCTGTTCCAATGAGGGGGCGTTTTCTAGGGCGTTGATCAGGGCGCCCTGTTCTATGGACGAGGCGTTTTCCAAGGAATTTGTCAGAGCAGACTGGTCCGAACCCGGCCCGGCTGCACTGGCGATAAGAGCCGGGGTGGTGACCGCCCTGACCCGGTAGTCGCTCACCGCCATGCTGTGGATGATGGCGTCCACCCGGCGGCTTTGCAGAATATCCCGAACCACTCGCTCCAAGCCGGCGGTATCTTCAATTACCGTGATTTCCGCCTTGGGGGATTCGGGCTGTGGCGCGTTTTTTCCGCAAATGTAAAAGATGCGTTCCGTTTCCGGTGCTTCATCAAAACAGCGGGCCATGAGGCTGCCTAGCCTGCCGGTGGCGTGGTTGGTAATGCTCCTGACGGAATCGATCCGTTCCATAGTTCCGCCTGCGGTAATCAGAATATTCACCCCGTATGCCCCTTTGCCATAATATGGTATCATAGATTCGGTTTTTGAGGAATTATGCCCCAATGGAAAAACGGGTTTTTCTTTTCGTTTCTGTTCTCACGGCGCTCAGTGCCCTCTCCTGCGCGAGCAGACCCTCTTCTGTTCCCAGCGGGGCCCCGGAATCCCCGGGCAGCCAGGATGTTGCCCCGGAATATCCGGCGGAGCTTCCCGGTGAAGCCGAGCCGCCCCCTTTGTCTATGGAAGAACTTATACGGAAAATAAAAGCCAATGATCCGGATCTCCCTCGGGAATATTCCATTGATGAGGCCGGCCGTATTGTTGTTACCGGGGATTTGCCGGGCTACGGGATTAGCTGGGACCCGGCGAACGCCCGGCTTCGGGAAACCGGCGCTTCCGGGAAACCGGAGTTTGAGATGGATTTCTCGGTTACCGAAAAAGACAGCGGAGATGAACGGACCGGCTCGTTCCTTTGGGAAATTAAGGAAGACGATTCGGGGATACTGCTGGGCTTTGACGATGATTACCAGGCTGTCTGGGAGCGGTACTTTGATCTTCTGGATCGTTATGAAGCCAGGGTTACCTTTTTTATTCAGGGAGACTATTCTTCTTTCTGCACCGCCGCGCTAAGCCGGGGCCATGAGATCGGGTACCACACAAAAAATCACTTGAATTTAGTTAAGGTTTCCCGCCAGGTGTTCTTCGAGGAAACCCTTGGCGCTGTGGAAACCTTCCGGTTGCTGGGGTTTCCCCTTAGGGCCTTCGCCTTTCCCTACGGCCTTTCCGAGCCCTGGATGTATGAAGCCCTGGAAACGGCCTTTTCTGTACTCAGGGGCTTCGGCGTTACCTATCGTTTATATACTGCGGAAGCTATACGGGCCGGCTACATCTCCTCAAAGTCTATTGATAATACCCAATACAAAAATGACGAGGCTTTCAGGGCAGATATCAGGGCCATGCTAAGGGTTGTGAAGTTTTCAGGCGGCGTCCTGCCCCTCACAACCCACACCA from Treponema primitia ZAS-2 includes:
- a CDS encoding HRDC domain-containing protein, which translates into the protein MDNFTLIENESGLIAFRNYLHRENIDKISMDFEGDYNLHAYGEKLCLIQIFDGKRYFIIDPLKIRNEELILFFENKKIVKYMYGTESDISLIYKQYGVKLASVFDQKILVDLLEIEPRGLDAILKNILNIETKNKKKFQMLNWLRRPIDKEALQYALNDVAYLFQINAILMDRIIKENKYNDLLLSIIKRDFEVEKERVPGVFRKIEFKNLAKGKKDTFTKIHALRDEIAREYNLPPNNLLSNEAIFNLVNGMESPGKVRLDKKITEKTKNEIIERLKGLLT
- a CDS encoding SlyX family protein; the protein is MPEDLSDRLDKIETKLAYLEDFLNRLQEELVGRNADMDKLITENSAIKERIRFISRHIEEIPNQRPPHY
- a CDS encoding GNAT family N-acetyltransferase, which gives rise to MEITLRLEEEKDHRLVEELTREAFWNVYFPGCNEHLLVHNLRKTSEFIKQLDFVAIHNNEIVGNIVYVEAKIKDNDKEHSVLTFGPISVLPEYENKGIGGKLINHTIKLSKEMGYKAIIIYGDPEYYKRFEFKESKKYSITNKDKKYPAALLVLELYSNALNGINGVFDEGSIYEIDETELEKFEMGFYKKPKEVKKSQEKFMEIASKYL
- a CDS encoding flavoprotein produces the protein MKNIILGVSGSIAAYKAADLANTFTKEGHAVHVIMTASAQQFITPITFQTLTKNKVYTEMFDEIIYEDVRHISLAQKVDIALIAPATANIIGKLAAGIADDMLTTVIMAIQKKPIVICPAMNTAMYENPVTQDNIKKLSGYGYQFVEPREARLACGDLGKGALANLDAIIAAVHRLLEQGAIV
- a CDS encoding ATP-binding protein, with the translated sequence MAELTQDLNNLQKAEPELAAGGPPSSSAKTSGSGKTRSAREKNNPGDKGNIHLLKHITKLAEHIAEEGLNEHSLETLKDHLEPVIQEFAVTPIQAALFSLCLVRYDDHSITMSDLATGINCGKLEFFQYQDDLKALESKKLIRYHRTEGSPYISVPKDLMEALIRGEPFKPAEHRDIPLTELLVIAETLFDQRSNEEFTFNFLAVELKSLIDQNPHLRFSQKIKEYALSDENLTLLIYFCYNFAYYNNDNIWLEPVMELYDEKASSKKMLRSLLDGSHKLIKKRLIGKETTDEDASPASPDSATFCLTDKAKRELLGELKLKQKRDRRDGRKENDLIRYKTIQSRKMFYNGPETEQVNKLSSILQGDSYRAVCKRLADKKMRTGFVCLFSGGPGTGKTETAFQIARETKRDIMKVDIPHIIGAYVGESEKNIKDQFDHYRSVVKNTKTAPILLFNEADGLISKRMELTPHNPSVERMWNSMQNIILEEMEDLKGILIATTNMTINLDKAFERRFLFKIEFHKPDRPNRLSIWHSMIPELSEPDMEILADLFEFSGGQIENVARKWVMEQALSGSNPQMEKIISFCKEEQLEKEKPGNIGFMV
- a CDS encoding phosphopantothenoylcysteine decarboxylase, yielding MNILITAGGTMERIDSVRSITNHATGRLGSLMARCFDEAPETERIFYICGKNAPQPESPKAEITVIEDTAGLERVVRDILQSRRVDAIIHSMAVSDYRVRAVTTPALIASAAGPGSDQSALTNSLENASSIEQGALINALENAPSLEQGAKISSDEKRLVIILEPTVKIISLFQELAPHSLIVGFKLLDSVPHETLIDTAYRLLEKNHCAYVLANDAADIHGDAHIGYLVDAERRVQRFEDKSGIARGITENVIKKFNEKNQMPRRDP
- the proB gene encoding glutamate 5-kinase, with translation MSIPQLIADARKVVFKLGSNTLADKEGRINPVFLDEFAGQAADLIKKGKQIAIVSSGAQVAGLSTMDKWARKRDIHYRQALCAVGQVELMGAWKRAFEKYNIHIAQILLTQDDFNDPIRTLNMRNTLFTLVDEGIIPIINENDTVSVEEIKIGDNDTLAAQSAVLWSADLLVLFSDIDGLYNKNPKEHPDAELIGEVRDIEAVKQSITIGSANSFGTGGIATKLEAAKRAASYGIPTVLAHGGGCRVLEALAAGTQQGTAFLV
- a CDS encoding glutamate-5-semialdehyde dehydrogenase, coding for MALETIFDSLKKAQARLALQNRQEKDAALRSVIKAIETGRGTILKANTADVEKARAGGMKEALIDRLLLNDERVNDIIEGIDTVIRQDDPIGKIRAGWVLPNGIQVEQTTVPLGVAAIIYESRPNVTADAFSLAYKAGCAILLRGSSAALESNRALVKAIRDGLSAGGGIPDAVALAESGSRDEVDEILQARGKIDVVLPRGGKDLIRRVVDNARIPVIETGQGNCHIYVDGSADIPNAVDIIENAKLQRPGACNAVETLLIHPKALAALMPLVSARLAGKAELRCDSRSKAAIGAPPQGLALRDAVDGDWETEFLDYILAVKTVDTLEEAIAHINRYGTKHSEAILTKDLKAAEEFERQVDAACVYVNASTRFTDGGQFGFGAELGISTQKFHARGPMGLEALTTIKYRIHGSGQIRP
- a CDS encoding TRL domain-containing protein, with translation MKKLIAVMALVAVCFFAVGCASITSPVGATTNPVGSKVGQASGKVWFGAFGRADAGIQAAASNGGIKNISTIDYTTKLGLLGLWVEYEATVTGE
- a CDS encoding polysaccharide deacetylase family protein, with amino-acid sequence MEKRVFLFVSVLTALSALSCASRPSSVPSGAPESPGSQDVAPEYPAELPGEAEPPPLSMEELIRKIKANDPDLPREYSIDEAGRIVVTGDLPGYGISWDPANARLRETGASGKPEFEMDFSVTEKDSGDERTGSFLWEIKEDDSGILLGFDDDYQAVWERYFDLLDRYEARVTFFIQGDYSSFCTAALSRGHEIGYHTKNHLNLVKVSRQVFFEETLGAVETFRLLGFPLRAFAFPYGLSEPWMYEALETAFSVLRGFGVTYRLYTAEAIRAGYISSKSIDNTQYKNDEAFRADIRAMLRVVKFSGGVLPLTTHTIAANAAWGISPERLEYLLKTAAELKLKFYRYGDFFSGESGNDN
- a CDS encoding P1 family peptidase — encoded protein: MTKGIEQIDIRDIAGFRIGQEQDRDAATGCTVIISETGAACGVDVRGGSPGTRDTDALNPVNNRKTVHAVLLAGGSSFGLDAAGGVMRFLEERGIGRDVELTRVPNVCAAILFDLKCGDYRIRPDAAMGYAACENAFRDTPFQSGNFGAGTGATVGKSRGTQFAMKGGIGAAAFRCGDLEAGAIVAVNCVGDVLDGGTIIAGALADDRLSFADSEAVILAEYQENKDFFSGITNSNAAGKNDGNTVLGCIITNANFDKAGATRLAAQGQNGIARRIHPAHSIYDGDTVFALCTGKVAATADSAGILCAAAVEAAILDAIRNARSFGGYIAETDIKGKNKHG